The following proteins come from a genomic window of Halorubrum lacusprofundi ATCC 49239:
- a CDS encoding IS5-like element ISHla7 family transposase, whose translation MEALPKSRLLRFVEQAMHLARRAVARYSSKFSKRRYTLHQHIVLLCLKVRKNTTYRTLLDELIEMPRIRSAIDLEELPSPSTLCKAFNRLGMAVWRVLLNLSVTLLPTNGVVGIDASGFDRSHASKHYTKRTKLTIQQLKVTLLVDTRVNAIIDLHVTTTRKHDSKIAPSLIRRNTDDVTILLGDKGYDDQKIRTLAREDGVRPVIKHRGFSSLHKAWNVRLDADIHGQRSQNETVNSRIKRKYGEFVRSRRWWKQFRELVVGCLTHNIDKAL comes from the coding sequence ATGGAAGCTCTCCCGAAGTCGCGGTTACTCAGGTTCGTTGAGCAAGCGATGCACTTGGCTCGGCGAGCTGTCGCTCGTTACTCGTCGAAGTTCTCGAAACGGCGGTACACACTTCATCAACACATCGTCCTGCTCTGTCTCAAGGTTCGGAAGAATACGACGTACCGGACGCTTCTGGACGAACTTATCGAGATGCCTCGGATTCGAAGCGCCATCGATCTTGAGGAACTCCCGTCTCCTTCGACATTGTGTAAGGCGTTTAACCGCCTTGGTATGGCTGTTTGGCGGGTTCTTCTCAATCTCTCAGTCACGCTTCTCCCGACCAACGGTGTCGTCGGGATCGACGCCTCTGGATTCGACCGCAGTCACGCCTCTAAGCACTACACGAAACGAACGAAGCTGACGATTCAACAGTTGAAAGTTACACTTCTCGTGGACACGAGAGTGAATGCAATCATTGACTTACACGTGACGACGACCAGAAAGCACGACTCGAAGATCGCACCTTCGCTAATCAGGCGGAATACGGATGACGTAACGATTCTCCTCGGTGACAAGGGATATGACGACCAGAAGATTCGCACGTTAGCCCGTGAAGATGGTGTTCGTCCGGTCATCAAGCATCGAGGATTTTCGTCGCTTCACAAGGCGTGGAACGTTCGGCTGGACGCCGACATCCACGGGCAACGGAGTCAGAACGAGACGGTGAACTCTCGTATTAAACGGAAATATGGCGAATTCGTCCGCTCACGACGTTGGTGGAAGCAGTTTCGTGAACTCGTTGTCGGCTGTCTCACTCACAACATCGACAAGGCACTCTGA
- a CDS encoding SWIM zinc finger family protein, which produces MDVTEDAVRDICTDAVFERGERYLAEGRIHEIHRVDTTVTAVVSGSRQYDVRVDLATGGFAPWCDCPYDGPGACKHVVAVLLRCVDDPPSDNGDRLDAALGGADADELRAFLRDELATDTDLRDRFLARVGEPMRQSVDELRTSIDRRFEETNPEYHVVFEPIDFTQWFDLANEHREQGRAASAATVYRALTESLDENMERVDGAYDHFSRAFSRALDGYVDCVAATERDADAVTDAVAFLTERAVSGTPFLAEHFEKAAVELQEKIDEQSCK; this is translated from the coding sequence ATGGACGTAACCGAGGACGCGGTTCGGGACATCTGCACGGACGCAGTCTTCGAACGGGGCGAACGATATCTTGCTGAGGGACGTATCCACGAGATTCACCGCGTCGACACCACCGTAACCGCCGTCGTGAGTGGCAGCCGTCAGTACGATGTTCGTGTTGACCTCGCCACTGGCGGGTTTGCCCCGTGGTGCGATTGTCCGTACGACGGGCCGGGTGCGTGTAAGCACGTTGTCGCCGTGTTGCTTCGGTGTGTCGACGACCCACCGTCAGACAACGGCGATCGACTCGATGCCGCACTCGGTGGCGCCGACGCCGACGAACTGCGCGCGTTCCTGCGTGATGAACTCGCGACCGATACGGATCTCCGCGATCGGTTTCTCGCCCGCGTCGGCGAGCCGATGAGACAGTCGGTCGACGAGCTTCGCACTTCGATCGACCGGCGGTTCGAAGAGACGAACCCTGAGTACCACGTCGTCTTCGAGCCCATCGACTTCACGCAGTGGTTCGATCTCGCAAACGAGCATCGCGAGCAGGGGCGGGCCGCGTCGGCGGCAACCGTCTACCGGGCACTCACCGAGTCACTCGACGAGAACATGGAGCGCGTTGACGGTGCGTACGACCATTTCTCGCGTGCATTTAGTCGGGCACTCGACGGATATGTTGACTGTGTCGCAGCTACGGAACGCGACGCTGATGCGGTCACTGACGCCGTCGCATTTCTCACCGAGCGGGCGGTGTCGGGAACACCGTTCCTCGCGGAACACTTCGAGAAGGCCGCGGTCGAACTCCAGGAAAAGATAGATGAGCAGTCTTGCAAGTAG
- a CDS encoding DUF6735 family protein → MGHRALVAYERTDGQYTLHYSHWGAANLKLKHRITAETPFGSEDTDSKWAKQLLSELADGLEADAVDGYLADEDRPSTVVEPKPRATGLTLDEIVADHLDYLHHEAFFVVSTTFEVTAYRTLWFGLQYDSETVEQGETVGNGALATVRWYDGEPVGDGHLQGQFAALKDVVGDMLDKGVFTPSTARQYLKQKLAKRVGDQQELRIPTGESPFETASQTCS, encoded by the coding sequence ATGGGACACCGCGCACTTGTTGCGTACGAACGTACCGATGGCCAGTACACGCTCCACTACTCTCACTGGGGTGCTGCAAACCTGAAACTGAAGCACCGTATCACGGCCGAAACACCGTTCGGTAGCGAAGATACCGACTCGAAGTGGGCGAAACAGCTGCTGTCGGAGTTGGCCGATGGCCTCGAGGCAGACGCCGTCGACGGCTACCTCGCCGATGAGGATCGACCGTCGACGGTCGTCGAGCCGAAGCCCCGTGCCACCGGGCTCACCCTCGACGAGATCGTCGCTGACCACCTCGACTACCTCCACCACGAGGCGTTCTTCGTGGTGTCGACGACGTTCGAGGTGACCGCCTACCGGACGCTGTGGTTCGGCCTCCAGTACGATTCGGAGACAGTCGAACAGGGGGAGACGGTCGGGAACGGCGCGCTCGCGACGGTGCGCTGGTACGACGGCGAGCCGGTCGGCGACGGCCACCTGCAGGGACAGTTCGCGGCCCTCAAAGACGTCGTCGGCGATATGCTCGACAAAGGCGTCTTCACGCCGTCGACGGCGAGACAGTACCTGAAACAGAAGCTGGCCAAGCGAGTCGGAGACCAACAGGAGCTGCGCATTCCGACCGGAGAATCACCCTTCGAGACGGCGAGCCAGACCTGCTCCTAG
- a CDS encoding transcription initiation factor IIB yields the protein MATRDIYETGFDEDVQTNSSTNPCPECDGRVTTNAIETICEDCGLVIDEQRIDHGPEWRTHDQDQRKRTGAPLTAARHDRGLSTEIGRGKDANGNNLSGQKHQRLSRMRREQSRGRFQSKAERNLAHGLGEVRRISGALELSNSVRDQACQLFRSAQNENLLRGRSIEAIAAASVYGACRCNGLSRLVGEVSEMARVVESRVTNAYKTLNEELGLPAKPVSPGKFVPRLASDLECPDEIRQRARTLAEQAEESGLTAGVHPAGFAAACLYKAGEELGYWVTQSDVAETGNVTPTTVRTHHETLEERVA from the coding sequence ATGGCAACTAGAGATATCTACGAAACGGGCTTCGACGAGGACGTCCAGACAAACTCCAGCACAAACCCATGTCCGGAGTGTGATGGCCGGGTCACTACCAACGCGATCGAAACGATCTGTGAGGACTGTGGACTCGTTATTGACGAACAACGAATCGATCACGGTCCTGAATGGAGAACTCACGATCAGGACCAGCGAAAGCGGACGGGCGCTCCACTGACTGCGGCACGGCATGACCGAGGCCTCTCGACGGAGATCGGTCGCGGGAAAGATGCGAACGGGAACAACCTCTCTGGGCAAAAACACCAGCGACTATCCCGAATGCGACGAGAACAAAGTCGCGGTCGGTTCCAGTCAAAAGCCGAGCGAAACCTCGCACACGGCCTAGGCGAAGTTCGAAGGATTTCGGGTGCTCTCGAACTCTCCAATTCGGTGCGCGATCAGGCGTGTCAGCTGTTCCGGAGCGCACAGAATGAAAATCTGCTGCGTGGCAGATCCATCGAGGCGATCGCCGCAGCGAGCGTGTACGGCGCGTGTCGATGTAACGGCCTCTCGCGATTGGTGGGCGAGGTCAGCGAGATGGCCCGCGTCGTGGAGTCACGGGTCACGAATGCGTACAAAACGCTGAACGAAGAGCTGGGGCTCCCTGCCAAGCCCGTCTCTCCCGGTAAGTTCGTGCCACGCCTCGCCTCGGACCTCGAATGTCCAGACGAGATCCGACAACGGGCTCGAACACTTGCAGAACAGGCCGAAGAGAGCGGTCTCACGGCGGGCGTCCATCCAGCCGGGTTCGCAGCGGCCTGCCTCTACAAAGCGGGGGAGGAACTGGGGTACTGGGTGACGCAAAGCGACGTCGCGGAGACAGGAAACGTCACGCCAACCACAGTTCGGACGCATCACGAGACGTTAGAGGAGCGTGTAGCCTGA
- a CDS encoding SdpI family protein, with protein sequence MKTIHRFLLAAGFVVLSGIVSLLAAPSLPAELVTNWDAAGNPNGTMQKTLALWLTPALMAGILGLFAVIPRIDPLRENIAEFRSYYDWFVVIFTIYMFVVHAGVVAFNLGYEFDFTYLILVAAAGLFYYSGVVLTHAKQNWFVGIRTPWTLSSEEVWARTHALGGRLFKLTAILTVVGLLFGNYALYFLLVPALLTAGGTIVYSYYLYERLDRTSETTSGSNL encoded by the coding sequence ATGAAGACGATTCACCGGTTCCTGTTGGCTGCGGGCTTCGTCGTGTTGTCCGGCATTGTGAGCTTGCTTGCTGCTCCATCGCTCCCCGCTGAACTCGTCACGAACTGGGATGCCGCTGGTAACCCCAACGGAACGATGCAGAAGACGCTCGCCCTCTGGCTCACCCCCGCCCTGATGGCAGGAATCCTTGGCTTGTTCGCCGTCATTCCACGGATCGACCCGCTTCGAGAAAACATCGCCGAGTTCCGGTCGTACTACGACTGGTTCGTCGTCATCTTCACCATCTATATGTTCGTTGTCCACGCTGGCGTCGTCGCGTTCAATCTCGGCTACGAGTTTGACTTCACGTATCTGATTCTCGTCGCCGCGGCTGGCCTGTTCTACTACAGCGGCGTCGTGCTCACGCACGCCAAGCAGAACTGGTTCGTCGGCATACGGACACCGTGGACCCTCAGCAGCGAGGAAGTCTGGGCACGAACCCACGCGCTCGGCGGCCGCCTCTTCAAACTCACCGCCATCCTCACGGTCGTCGGCCTACTGTTCGGCAACTACGCGCTCTACTTCCTCCTCGTCCCTGCACTTCTGACAGCCGGCGGCACCATCGTGTACTCGTACTACCTCTACGAGCGACTTGACCGAACCTCGGAGACTACCTCAGGGTCGAATCTGTAA
- a CDS encoding ISH3 family transposase, with protein sequence MSKTKQADGEIHEDQLLNFLVNRLDEEVSLSLANNAEITAEDIYEVLVGACADGTSVSTLCASSQNSPAGNTVLYHLRTKFEPERLERVANTLLRKDLDELLPEQVEVVSDLHLRPYYGDEDDTDGLYHSQAKRGTTAFHAYATLYARVKNKHYTLAVRRLTDGDTASSVLAEFLGLLDGLDLDVKAVYLDREFYDSKCLTLLQAHNHAYVMPVVRWGKTIKQELSEGWSRVIQHDMTAKLDGHSWTVEFPVYIDCTYQNGRYDDHGVARHGYAADAPFIDSPRDARYHYAKRFGIEASYRLSEQSIATTSTQNPVVRLLYVVVSLLLQNVWRYLHWEYVATPRRGGRRLWQWSFKEFINMIQRAAWTALAVRRAVPANRPPDDRFSR encoded by the coding sequence GTGTCTAAAACCAAACAAGCAGACGGTGAGATCCACGAGGACCAGCTTCTTAACTTTCTCGTCAACCGCCTTGACGAGGAAGTTTCGCTCTCGTTAGCCAATAACGCTGAAATCACTGCTGAAGACATCTATGAGGTCCTCGTCGGCGCTTGCGCCGACGGGACCTCTGTCTCTACGCTCTGTGCGTCGAGCCAGAACTCACCCGCTGGGAACACGGTCCTCTACCATCTTCGGACGAAGTTCGAGCCGGAACGGCTCGAACGAGTCGCTAACACGCTCCTGCGAAAGGATCTCGATGAATTGCTCCCCGAACAGGTGGAGGTCGTTTCAGACCTCCACCTGCGGCCCTACTATGGAGACGAAGACGACACCGACGGTCTCTATCACTCCCAAGCGAAGCGTGGAACCACCGCATTCCACGCCTACGCCACACTCTACGCGCGTGTGAAGAACAAACACTACACGCTGGCGGTGCGCCGTCTGACCGACGGCGACACCGCCAGCAGTGTCCTCGCCGAGTTTCTTGGTCTCCTTGACGGCCTTGACCTCGACGTCAAGGCCGTCTATCTTGACCGCGAATTCTACGACAGCAAGTGTTTGACGCTGCTTCAGGCGCATAACCACGCCTACGTCATGCCGGTCGTCCGCTGGGGAAAGACGATCAAGCAAGAACTCTCGGAAGGCTGGAGTCGCGTGATTCAGCACGACATGACGGCGAAACTCGACGGTCACAGCTGGACCGTCGAGTTTCCTGTCTACATCGACTGTACCTACCAGAATGGGCGGTACGACGACCATGGTGTGGCGCGTCACGGCTACGCCGCTGACGCGCCGTTCATCGACTCACCACGAGACGCTCGATACCACTACGCGAAACGCTTCGGTATCGAGGCGAGCTACCGACTTTCCGAGCAAAGTATTGCGACGACCTCGACACAGAATCCGGTCGTCCGGTTGCTGTACGTTGTGGTAAGCCTGCTGTTACAGAACGTCTGGCGGTATCTGCACTGGGAGTACGTGGCGACGCCCCGCCGAGGCGGGCGTCGCCTCTGGCAGTGGTCGTTCAAGGAGTTCATCAACATGATCCAACGGGCAGCGTGGACGGCCCTCGCGGTGCGTCGGGCCGTCCCCGCAAACCGGCCACCGGACGACCGGTTTAGCCGGTAA
- the glmU gene encoding bifunctional sugar-1-phosphate nucleotidylyltransferase/acetyltransferase: MYGVVLAAGRGTRMRPLTDRRPKPLLPVGDRSLLEQVFDTAVDVVDEFVVVTGYRGDAIRESIGESYRDRPVTYVEQEEAKGTAHAIAQAAPVVDDDFLVLNGDVVVDASLPRVLANADGPAVAATEVIDPRAYGVLSTAADGSLTKIVEKPANPPTNLANVGCYAFTPEVFEYIDRTPESERGEYEITTTIELLLDDGHRIDVAPYVGTWLDVGRPWELLEANELALTELGSDEAIAGTVEKGVHLHGSVVVEDGALVRSGAYIEGPVLIREGAEVGPNAYLRGSTVIGPDAHVGHGVEVKNSVLMADASVGHLSYVGDSVLGRGVNFGAGTNVANLRHDDTTVRMTVKGDRVDTGRRKLGAIVGDGAKTGINTSLNAGFRLGTEATTKPGETVLRDRISE; the protein is encoded by the coding sequence ATGTATGGAGTCGTGCTCGCGGCCGGCCGCGGGACCCGCATGCGGCCCTTGACAGATCGGCGTCCAAAACCGCTTCTTCCTGTGGGTGATCGTTCGCTGCTTGAACAGGTATTCGACACTGCAGTCGATGTCGTCGACGAGTTCGTCGTCGTCACCGGCTATCGCGGTGACGCGATTCGTGAGTCGATCGGTGAATCGTACCGGGATCGTCCGGTGACCTACGTCGAGCAAGAAGAAGCGAAGGGGACGGCTCACGCCATCGCACAAGCCGCGCCTGTCGTGGACGACGACTTCCTCGTGCTCAACGGGGACGTGGTTGTCGACGCGTCGCTCCCTCGAGTACTCGCCAACGCTGACGGGCCCGCGGTTGCGGCGACCGAAGTTATCGATCCACGTGCGTATGGCGTACTCTCGACGGCCGCTGACGGATCGCTCACGAAAATCGTCGAGAAGCCTGCTAACCCGCCGACGAATCTCGCGAACGTCGGCTGTTACGCATTTACGCCCGAGGTGTTCGAGTATATCGACAGGACTCCCGAGAGCGAACGCGGCGAGTACGAGATCACGACGACGATCGAACTGCTGCTCGACGACGGCCACCGGATTGACGTGGCGCCCTACGTGGGGACGTGGCTCGACGTCGGTCGCCCGTGGGAGTTGCTAGAAGCCAACGAACTAGCGCTCACAGAGCTGGGCTCGGATGAAGCGATCGCCGGCACCGTCGAGAAAGGCGTCCACCTCCACGGCTCTGTCGTCGTCGAGGACGGTGCACTGGTTCGGTCTGGTGCGTATATCGAGGGCCCGGTGCTAATCCGCGAGGGTGCAGAGGTTGGCCCGAATGCGTATCTTCGCGGATCGACGGTGATCGGTCCAGACGCGCACGTCGGCCACGGCGTCGAAGTGAAAAACAGCGTGTTGATGGCCGACGCGTCAGTGGGCCACCTCTCGTACGTTGGCGACTCCGTGCTCGGGCGGGGCGTGAACTTCGGCGCGGGGACGAACGTCGCAAACCTCCGGCATGATGATACAACCGTCCGCATGACCGTTAAGGGCGATCGCGTAGATACCGGTCGTCGGAAACTCGGTGCGATCGTTGGCGACGGCGCAAAAACCGGGATCAACACCTCACTAAACGCTGGCTTCCGGTTGGGGACAGAGGCGACGACCAAGCCGGGCGAAACGGTGCTTCGCGATCGAATCTCGGAATAA
- a CDS encoding DUF7567 family protein, with translation MSLEVLDRHSEALFEFLWCPVCGQEVFTHIPFEGVFCKNCNTQVELQESRETRGYEDAVLACFDSTTTWNLHIDEKLRRDLPDGSARVKILGAPGAYKVDWWSPEPGENWEPVERGEFDDVEEPSEVSHLA, from the coding sequence ATGAGTCTCGAAGTACTTGACCGACACAGTGAGGCGCTGTTCGAGTTCCTCTGGTGCCCCGTCTGCGGGCAGGAGGTCTTCACTCACATCCCCTTCGAGGGGGTGTTTTGCAAGAACTGCAACACCCAGGTCGAACTCCAGGAATCCCGAGAAACACGCGGCTACGAGGATGCCGTGCTCGCCTGCTTCGATTCTACCACCACCTGGAACCTCCACATCGATGAGAAACTGCGCCGCGACCTGCCTGATGGGTCAGCGCGCGTGAAGATCCTCGGCGCACCGGGCGCCTACAAGGTCGACTGGTGGAGTCCAGAGCCCGGTGAGAACTGGGAACCTGTGGAGCGTGGAGAGTTCGACGACGTCGAGGAACCATCTGAGGTGTCGCACCTGGCGTAG
- a CDS encoding ATP-binding protein, whose product MAVLPASPLFLLYVGVFLIAALTCFASLTRLHHITDSDTRQGLWALLLTSGGWAAAHVGFLVSPTTSLKLGWYTLGLVLGLAAVGAWLYFCSAYTGRTYHRNPTYRRLAIAVYIALVAVKVTNPLHREYFTTTVVATPFPHLSVYTGPLHWTAMGLSYALAFVGYFMLLELFTQIDLDTRALFALVGITGLPVVLDLVGYTTPYLIDITYEPLGVAVFAVGVAFVYIDQFEAVQLAAERDTPVIALDVDNYIRDTNRAALTLFPEIDGAEGAHLETSLPQVADCLDSDNPILKVQQEGSTRYYRVTETPYGTVKSGLGRTIVLTDVTDRERYREELERQNERLEQFASLVSHDLRNPLNVATGRFELLREEVVMAADNENAEAVERALTRMDDLINQILTLAREGQPVEQWDAVSLSSVAKGSWEMVETDTAELRVDDDLAFKADPARLKRLFENLFRNALDHGGPDVTVTVGALSDKPGFYVFDDGPGIPEGDGDSVFEPGYTTREEGTGFGLAIVAEMVTAHGWTIQVTESETGGARFEILGVESVA is encoded by the coding sequence ATGGCAGTCTTACCAGCATCTCCGCTCTTTTTGCTCTATGTTGGTGTGTTTTTGATTGCCGCACTCACCTGTTTTGCAAGCCTCACACGACTTCACCATATCACTGACTCAGACACGCGACAAGGGTTGTGGGCGCTTTTATTGACGAGTGGCGGGTGGGCAGCTGCTCACGTCGGTTTTCTGGTCTCCCCGACAACATCACTCAAACTCGGGTGGTATACCCTCGGACTGGTGCTAGGTCTCGCCGCAGTCGGAGCATGGCTGTACTTCTGTTCTGCATACACCGGCCGTACATACCACCGAAACCCAACATATCGTCGCCTCGCTATCGCCGTCTACATCGCACTCGTCGCGGTGAAGGTCACTAATCCCCTCCACCGCGAATACTTCACAACAACAGTCGTCGCTACCCCGTTCCCTCATCTATCCGTATATACGGGGCCACTACACTGGACCGCGATGGGGCTCTCGTACGCGCTCGCCTTTGTCGGTTACTTCATGCTCCTGGAACTGTTCACGCAAATCGACCTTGACACACGGGCACTCTTTGCTCTCGTTGGGATCACTGGCCTTCCCGTCGTGTTGGATCTTGTTGGGTACACCACGCCCTACCTCATCGACATCACCTACGAGCCGCTGGGGGTCGCCGTCTTCGCTGTTGGTGTCGCATTCGTCTACATCGACCAGTTCGAGGCCGTCCAACTGGCCGCCGAACGGGACACACCAGTTATCGCACTTGACGTGGACAATTACATTCGGGACACGAATCGTGCTGCGCTGACCCTGTTTCCCGAGATCGACGGTGCAGAGGGTGCTCATCTGGAGACGTCACTCCCGCAAGTGGCCGACTGCCTTGACAGCGATAATCCGATTCTGAAGGTGCAGCAGGAGGGCTCTACGCGGTATTACCGTGTGACGGAGACGCCATATGGGACGGTGAAATCCGGACTCGGTCGAACTATCGTACTCACCGATGTGACCGACCGTGAGAGGTACCGCGAGGAGTTAGAGCGTCAGAATGAACGTCTCGAACAGTTTGCCAGTTTAGTGAGCCACGACCTCCGAAACCCACTCAATGTGGCCACAGGTCGGTTCGAGTTACTTCGTGAGGAGGTTGTGATGGCGGCAGATAATGAGAACGCAGAGGCTGTTGAGCGGGCGCTGACCCGGATGGACGACCTGATAAACCAAATTCTCACCCTTGCCCGTGAGGGACAACCGGTTGAGCAGTGGGACGCCGTGTCTCTCTCGTCGGTCGCAAAGGGGAGCTGGGAGATGGTCGAGACGGACACTGCCGAATTACGGGTCGATGATGACTTGGCGTTCAAAGCGGACCCCGCACGGCTGAAACGACTCTTCGAAAACCTGTTTCGGAACGCACTGGACCACGGCGGCCCAGACGTGACGGTTACCGTTGGGGCGCTGTCTGACAAACCGGGGTTCTACGTGTTCGACGATGGGCCCGGTATCCCCGAGGGCGATGGTGACTCCGTGTTCGAGCCGGGATATACAACCCGTGAGGAGGGAACCGGATTTGGGCTCGCTATTGTCGCCGAAATGGTCACTGCACATGGGTGGACGATTCAGGTGACCGAGAGCGAGACAGGTGGTGCTCGCTTCGAGATTCTCGGTGTCGAATCCGTGGCGTGA
- a CDS encoding winged helix-turn-helix domain-containing protein, giving the protein MTETWDDINKQVKADWKAETTPFERVYEIVEQTHDGQSAAEIADRALVSEPTARRHCKSLVNTGFAETDQDGQTTLYRRDSDRILMSRIRELREEVTRPELLDSIRDMKAEIRRYEDSYDVVSPEELAQQLDGDEAEGWDDLTAWRTTRQNLAVAQAALAYDEASHQLAV; this is encoded by the coding sequence ATGACCGAGACGTGGGACGACATCAACAAGCAGGTCAAGGCAGACTGGAAAGCGGAGACCACGCCGTTCGAGCGGGTGTACGAGATCGTCGAACAGACCCACGACGGGCAGTCGGCCGCCGAGATTGCCGACCGCGCCCTCGTGAGCGAGCCAACGGCCCGTCGACACTGCAAGTCGCTCGTGAACACCGGGTTCGCCGAGACGGACCAAGACGGCCAAACAACGCTGTATAGGCGAGATAGCGACCGGATCTTGATGTCCCGGATCCGTGAGCTGCGCGAGGAAGTCACTCGGCCGGAGTTGCTTGACAGCATCCGGGACATGAAAGCCGAGATCCGGCGCTACGAAGACAGCTACGACGTGGTGTCACCGGAAGAACTCGCCCAGCAACTCGACGGCGACGAGGCGGAGGGCTGGGACGACCTCACCGCGTGGCGCACGACACGGCAGAATCTCGCTGTCGCCCAAGCCGCACTCGCCTACGACGAGGCCAGTCACCAGCTCGCTGTATGA
- a CDS encoding DUF7342 family protein: MSESSPDGVQSWAASMSARDRIRAVAETLREPRSVNWISEQADAAWSTTNEELQDLVDQGQLRRVEAGETTRYQPDYTRLLFEEIRTLIEANTREELRSELAAITKEIEEWQATFDVETWEELEQSLADGDLTSSDLHERRDVITRWEENLEDRRLIKHALALYSDVEAAREQQINVADRVIN; the protein is encoded by the coding sequence ATGTCCGAATCCTCGCCAGACGGCGTTCAGTCGTGGGCTGCGTCGATGAGCGCCCGTGACCGTATTCGAGCAGTCGCCGAGACACTCCGCGAACCCCGTTCAGTCAACTGGATCAGCGAACAGGCCGACGCCGCTTGGAGTACGACCAACGAGGAACTTCAGGATCTTGTCGACCAAGGCCAGCTGCGTCGCGTCGAAGCCGGTGAGACGACGCGCTACCAGCCGGACTACACGCGACTGCTCTTCGAGGAGATCCGGACGCTCATCGAGGCAAACACGCGCGAGGAGCTGCGGAGCGAATTGGCCGCGATCACCAAGGAGATCGAGGAGTGGCAGGCAACCTTCGATGTCGAGACGTGGGAGGAGCTCGAACAGTCGCTCGCCGACGGCGACCTCACAAGTTCCGATCTCCACGAGCGCCGTGACGTGATCACACGGTGGGAGGAGAATCTGGAAGACCGTCGCCTCATCAAGCACGCGTTGGCGCTCTACTCGGACGTCGAAGCCGCTCGCGAACAGCAGATCAACGTGGCTGATCGCGTCATAAACTAA
- a CDS encoding SWIM zinc finger family protein — MAITLLDSLEPTNRVLKRAQYEAFEFSLLDGDIRVRNESHQNPADHEYRVTVVDGVPAACECPADAVYDGVCKHRVAVAIRPQILDIVKKTQAITDSGVVTDGERQGDQSDTGDTTQCDCDGLSNDFPCWECVRTGRRDLLQ, encoded by the coding sequence ATGGCGATAACCCTACTCGACAGTCTCGAACCAACGAATCGTGTACTCAAACGCGCTCAGTACGAAGCCTTCGAATTTTCTCTTCTAGATGGTGACATCCGTGTTCGTAACGAAAGTCATCAAAATCCAGCAGATCATGAATACCGCGTCACTGTTGTCGACGGCGTCCCAGCAGCTTGTGAGTGTCCCGCTGACGCAGTGTATGATGGTGTATGTAAGCACCGCGTCGCCGTTGCGATCCGACCTCAAATTCTAGACATTGTGAAGAAGACACAAGCTATCACCGACAGCGGCGTTGTAACGGATGGAGAGCGACAAGGAGACCAATCCGATACCGGAGATACAACGCAGTGCGATTGTGATGGGCTGTCCAACGATTTTCCCTGCTGGGAGTGTGTGCGGACAGGTCGTAGAGACCTCCTCCAGTAG
- a CDS encoding DUF7568 family protein, translating into MPRITNWRRESRSPTLAYRNTETGVQAVLHRAPDSYRYKWRGAILVDGYPVWSRGYETKDATAFRDELRERPAPDLSCPECPNEDVRVGEKAADGANVQRWYDCPDCGYEAPSRIVYGAER; encoded by the coding sequence ATGCCCCGTATCACCAACTGGCGACGCGAGAGCCGCTCGCCGACGCTCGCGTATCGGAACACCGAGACTGGTGTGCAAGCCGTCCTGCATCGAGCGCCAGATTCGTATCGGTACAAATGGCGTGGAGCAATCCTCGTCGACGGCTACCCGGTGTGGTCGCGGGGGTACGAGACGAAAGACGCGACGGCGTTCCGTGACGAGCTCCGGGAGCGTCCCGCTCCGGACCTCAGCTGTCCGGAGTGTCCGAACGAGGACGTTCGTGTCGGCGAGAAAGCGGCAGACGGGGCGAATGTCCAGCGGTGGTACGACTGCCCCGACTGTGGGTACGAAGCCCCCTCACGCATCGTCTACGGCGCCGAACGGTGA